In one window of Deinococcus radiotolerans DNA:
- the rpsH gene encoding 30S ribosomal protein S8 has protein sequence MLSDPIADMLTRIRNATRTHKETVDVPASKFKEQLAKVLVQEGYVASYERLLPEGQKFDVLRLTLKYGAKREQVIKHIERISRPGRRAYVSAENLPRVQRGLGLAVVSTSKGLLADRDARKQGVGGEVICVLW, from the coding sequence ATGTTGAGTGATCCCATCGCCGATATGCTCACGCGCATCCGCAACGCGACGCGCACCCACAAGGAGACCGTGGACGTCCCGGCCTCCAAGTTCAAAGAGCAGCTGGCCAAAGTGCTCGTGCAGGAAGGCTACGTGGCCTCCTACGAGCGCCTGCTGCCCGAAGGACAGAAGTTCGACGTCCTGCGCCTGACCCTGAAGTACGGCGCCAAGCGCGAGCAGGTCATCAAGCACATCGAGCGCATCAGCCGCCCCGGCCGCCGCGCGTACGTGAGCGCCGAGAACCTGCCCCGCGTGCAGCGTGGCCTGGGCCTGGCCGTGGTCTCCACGAGCAAGGGCCTGCTGGCCGACCGCGACGCGCGCAAGCAGGGCGTCGGCGGCGAAGTCATCTGCGTCCTCTGGTAA